A region from the Ammospiza nelsoni isolate bAmmNel1 chromosome 1, bAmmNel1.pri, whole genome shotgun sequence genome encodes:
- the LOC132074969 gene encoding carbonic anhydrase 13-like isoform X2 — protein MLHWGYDEHNGPAHWKEVFPVANGDRQSPIDIKTEETKYDPSLRPLNPSYDPASAKIILNNGHSTSVEFDDTVNKSALELGFEVCNCLLLTGGPLSGTYRLRQIHFHWGSNDEAGSEHTVDGMKYAAELHVVHWNAEKYSSFVEAACQSDGLAVMAVFLKIGECNPQLNKITDRLDTIRIKGKKALFTNFDPSCLLPKSLDYWTYFGSLTVPPLLESVIWIVLREPISVCSEQLAKFRSLLSTAEDEVACCLLRNFRPPQPLRGREVRRN, from the exons atgCTGCACTGGGGATACGACGAGCACAACG GGCCTGCCCACTGGAAGGAGGTTTTTCCTGTCGCTAATGGAGACCGTCAGTCACCCATTGACATCAAAACTGAGGAAACCAAGTATGATCCCTCCCTCCGTCCTCTAAATCCCAGTTATGATCCAGCTTCTGCTAAAATCATCCTTAACAACGGGCACTCCACCAGTGTGGAGTTTGATGACACCGTCAACAAATCAG CATTGGAACTGGGCTTTGAAGTCTGTAACTGTTTGT TGCTGACTGGGGGGCCACTCAGCGGGACCTACAGGCTGCGCCAGATCCACTTCCACTGGGGGTCCAATGATGAAGCTGGCTCCGAGCACACGGTGGATGGGATGAAGTATGCGGCAGAG CTTCATGTGGTCCATTGGAATGCAGAGAAGTATTCCAGTTTTGTTGAAGCAGCTTGTCAGTCAGATGGACTAGCAGTTATGGCTGTATTTCTGAAG ATTGGTGAATGCAACCCTCAGCTGAACAAGATTACTGACCGCTTGGACACCATCAGAATCAAG gggaaaaaagcacTATTCACAAACTTTGATCCCAGCTGTCTGCTTCCCAAGTCCCTGGACTACTGGACTTACTTTGGCTCTCTCACTGTTCCACCTCTTCTTGAGAGTGTCATCTGGATTGTTCTGAGAGAGCCCATAAGTGTTTGTTCTGAACAG CTGGCCAAATTCCGCAGCCTCCTGAGCACTGCTGAGGATGAGGTCGCCTGCTGCTTGCTGAGAAACTTCcggcctccccagcccctgaggGGACGAGAAGTCAGAAGGAATTGA
- the LOC132074969 gene encoding carbonic anhydrase 13-like isoform X1, with amino-acid sequence MLHWGYDEHNGPAHWKEVFPVANGDRQSPIDIKTEETKYDPSLRPLNPSYDPASAKIILNNGHSTSVEFDDTVNKSVLTGGPLSGTYRLRQIHFHWGSNDEAGSEHTVDGMKYAAELHVVHWNAEKYSSFVEAACQSDGLAVMAVFLKIGECNPQLNKITDRLDTIRIKGKKALFTNFDPSCLLPKSLDYWTYFGSLTVPPLLESVIWIVLREPISVCSEQLAKFRSLLSTAEDEVACCLLRNFRPPQPLRGREVRRN; translated from the exons atgCTGCACTGGGGATACGACGAGCACAACG GGCCTGCCCACTGGAAGGAGGTTTTTCCTGTCGCTAATGGAGACCGTCAGTCACCCATTGACATCAAAACTGAGGAAACCAAGTATGATCCCTCCCTCCGTCCTCTAAATCCCAGTTATGATCCAGCTTCTGCTAAAATCATCCTTAACAACGGGCACTCCACCAGTGTGGAGTTTGATGACACCGTCAACAAATCAG TGCTGACTGGGGGGCCACTCAGCGGGACCTACAGGCTGCGCCAGATCCACTTCCACTGGGGGTCCAATGATGAAGCTGGCTCCGAGCACACGGTGGATGGGATGAAGTATGCGGCAGAG CTTCATGTGGTCCATTGGAATGCAGAGAAGTATTCCAGTTTTGTTGAAGCAGCTTGTCAGTCAGATGGACTAGCAGTTATGGCTGTATTTCTGAAG ATTGGTGAATGCAACCCTCAGCTGAACAAGATTACTGACCGCTTGGACACCATCAGAATCAAG gggaaaaaagcacTATTCACAAACTTTGATCCCAGCTGTCTGCTTCCCAAGTCCCTGGACTACTGGACTTACTTTGGCTCTCTCACTGTTCCACCTCTTCTTGAGAGTGTCATCTGGATTGTTCTGAGAGAGCCCATAAGTGTTTGTTCTGAACAG CTGGCCAAATTCCGCAGCCTCCTGAGCACTGCTGAGGATGAGGTCGCCTGCTGCTTGCTGAGAAACTTCcggcctccccagcccctgaggGGACGAGAAGTCAGAAGGAATTGA
- the RBIS gene encoding ribosomal biogenesis factor, with product MGKSRGGAAKAGSVFRIARSGVLKAKAKGKARPVTTGLKQINIKNAEKVSTINKAFAEVQKEIRQLSKGTTAEPQNTQQVSTNLEEEPANVDAATNLLSQL from the exons atGGGCAAgagccgcggcggggccgccaAGGCCGGCAGTGTGTTCCGCATCGCCCGCAGCGGCGTCCTCAAGGCCAAGGCCAAGGGCAAGGCGCGACCCGTCACCACCGGGCTGAAGCAG ataaacattaaaaatgctgaaaaagttAGCACAATAAATAAAGCATTTGCTGAAGTTCAGAAAGAAATCCGGCAGCTATCAAAAGGTACCACAGCAGAACCTCAGAACACTCAGCAG gtttccACAAATCTGGAAGAGGAACCAGCAAACGTGGATGCTGCCACAAACCTGTTATCTCAGCTGTAA